The Vreelandella piezotolerans genomic interval AAGGGCAAACCGAACGCCATTGCCGTCGTGCTGTAGGCAGTGAATCAGGTGGCCCAACACTTTTAGGTCTTTACCTCGTTCACTCAACATGCGAATGGCCAAGCTTTCCGAGGTTTCCCACTCGACGTGAGCGTGCTGCAGTGATCCCACTTTCATCATCTCTTCATCGAGCGCGAGATAATCGTGACTATCCTCCACCGGATCACCCACCAGCGCGCCCTCTGCGTTTGCAGAAAGCGGTGCCAGGATGGGCTCCAGGTGAGATTCTGACGTAATGCGCATCGTTCGATGCTCCTTTACCAGCGGCACGCATTGCGCAGTGGTTGAATAGATTCTCGCAGCCCCGTCACGTTGAACCGCAAACCGTCTAGAGCGCCCACATCGCTGCGCAGGGTCAGCTCATTGGCGCTCAGCAGTTGCTGAAGCGTTTCGATGGCGGGAAGCCCCCGGCCGCCACTCAGCACTTGTCCGCCATCGCGCACGCGCCACTGCTGTTGCACGGAACCGCCCTCCCCTGAGAGTCGAAGGTCTACCCGGGCATCAGTCAAAGGGCTGGGGAGGTGCAGTTGAAAGCGAGTAATGAGTTTTTCGCAGGCCATGACCAAAACCGGGCGAGGTGGCGTCGTTCCCAAGGCAGGCGCGCTCATCAACACGTCATTGCCCGAGACTTGGACGATGAGACCGACATTCTCTTCTTCACGCGCCGCTTCTTGCTGCTCGATGTCGTACCACAGTTCGGGCATGTCGACGCTGTTCGACGTGCCCTCTCCGACTTGGAACACCGCGTCGTAGCAGTGCAAGCGTTCCAGCCGGGAGGGCTCTTCGCCGCAGTCGCGGGCTTGACGGAGCAAATCTGTCTCGGGCTCTGCATGGAGACGAGGGGGGATCAACACACTGATCAAAAGCAGGCCAGCCAACAGCCACCAATGTTTAAGCAGCATCGTGTTCATTTACCATCCAACTCCAGTTGCTGGCACTTATGCGCCAGCGTTCGCTTTGGTAGCCCCAAGCTTTCCGCTGCACGTGCACGGTTTCCTCCAAAACGCCGTAAACGCTGACGAATGATCGAGGTCTCCACCTCACGTAGCGCTTGGCGCAGGTCGTCGACTTCGTCCGAGAGAGGGAACTCATTGGGCATGACCTCCTCTAGGGAGGTAAGCGTTGCCACGTCCTGATGCTCCCCAGGCAGAACATCGACGTCGATATCAGCGCCTGCGGGCGTCATGGCGCAGGCGTAGTCAACGATATTTTTGAGCTCTCGCACGTTGCCTGGGTACTCTCGACGCTTCAGTAAACGCAGGGCAGCTGGCGTAATACCGATGTCGTCGCGCTCTTCGCGCTGACAAAACGCGGTAATGAAG includes:
- the vasI gene encoding type VI secretion system-associated protein VasI, with the translated sequence MNTMLLKHWWLLAGLLLISVLIPPRLHAEPETDLLRQARDCGEEPSRLERLHCYDAVFQVGEGTSNSVDMPELWYDIEQQEAAREEENVGLIVQVSGNDVLMSAPALGTTPPRPVLVMACEKLITRFQLHLPSPLTDARVDLRLSGEGGSVQQQWRVRDGGQVLSGGRGLPAIETLQQLLSANELTLRSDVGALDGLRFNVTGLRESIQPLRNACRW